The nucleotide window CACCTCGGGCGATTCTTGTTGTTGGCTTTCGCGATAGCGCCCTCGAGGAGGGGCCGGGTATTTCGTCGTGCAGCGTTGGCTTTTCTAGGAATGATCGGGCCGTACCTGAAGAGGTACGGCCCGGGGGTGTCACTCGATGCGGGCGCCCTGGGCGATCCAGCTGGCAAGCAGGTCGCGCTCATCCTGCGTCATCTGGGTGATGTTACCCAGCGGCATGATCTGGCTGGCGACGGTCTGCGCGTGGATCTTCGCCGCCTGCTGGCGAATCTGCTCGGGCGTGTCGAACATCACCCCGGCCGGCGCGGCGCTGAACATCGGGCTGCTCGGCTGGGCCGAATGGCAGACGGTGCAGCGCTCGTGGATCACCTCGTTGACCTCCTCGAACATCGAGCCCTGCGCATGGGCGGCGGCCGCTGCGCTGGCGCGTTCGGCCGGGGTGGCGGCGAGGTTCGGCGCGGCCGGCTGGCGATTCGGCGTGGTGACGAAGGCCAGGCAGACCATGCCGACGGCGGCCGCCGGCAGTGCCCAGGCGAAGCGGTTGCTGTCGTGGCGGGTGTTGAAGAAGTGCCGCACCAGTACCGAGAGTGCCGCCAGGCCAGCGAGGATCAGCCAGTTGTACTGACTGCCGTAGGTGCTCGGGAAGTGGTTGCTGATCATGATGAACAGCACCGGCAGGGTGAAGTAGTTGTTGTGCCGCGAACGCAGCAGGCCCTTGGCCGGCAGTACCGGATCAGGCGTGCGGTTCTGCTCGATGGCGGCGACCAGCGCGCGCTGTGCCGGCATGATGATGCGGAACACGTTGCCGACCATGATGGTGCCGAGCAGCGCGCCGGTGTGGATGTAGGCTGCGCGGCCGCTGAAGATCTGCGTGTAGCCCCAGCAGGCGGCGATCACCAGCACGAACAGCACCAGACCGAGCAGCGCCGGGGTCTTGCCCAGCGGTGAATCGCAGAGCAGGTCATAGATGAACCAGCCGACGATCAGCGAACCGAAGCCGATAGCCACGGCAGCGGCGGGGGACAGCTCGACGCCCGGTGCGATCAGGTACAGGCTTGGGTTGAGGTAGTAGACCACCAGTAGCAGGGCGACGCCCGACAGCCAGGTGGTGTAGGCCTCCCACTTGAACCAGTGCAGGTTCTCCGGCATCTGCGGCGGTGCCAGCTTGTATTTTTCCAGATGGTAGATACCGCCGCCGTGGATGGCCCAGAGGTCACCCGATAGCCCTTCGCGCGGGTTGCTGCGGTTGAGGTTGTTCTCCAGCCAGACGAAATAGAACGAAGCACCGATCCAGGCGATGCCGACGATCATGTGAATCCAGCGGATTCCCAGGTTTAGCCATTCGGTCAGATGAGCATCCATTTTTACGTACCTCTTCCCGACCTTCGCAGAGAGGGCCGGGCTTTCTTATTAGGGTTGGGGGTCGAGGAGGAGTTGCTGATCCTCTGTAAAAAAGAACTCGTCGCAGTTGTTGCCAGAACCGCTGCGATCGACCACCAGGAATTCATCCCGCTTTTCGATCGTCAGCACCGGGTGGTGCCAGACGCCGCGGTGGTAATTGACGCCCTGCCTGCCATTGCTGGCGAATGCGCGGACGTGGCCCGGTACAGGTGCATCGCCAAGTGGCGCGACCACGACCAGAAAGGGGTTGCCGTGCAGTGGCACGAAGGCCTGACTGCCCAGCGGATGACGCTCCAGCATGCGGATGACCAGCGGCATCTCGAGCGCTTCGGCGGCGAAGATGCTGATGATGGCGCGGTCGTCCGGCTGTGCGGTCTCCACCGTTGCCAGCTTGTGATAGCGGCGGGTGGAGCCGTTGTTGATCATGAAATAGTCGCTGCCCTCGGTCTCGATGACGTCGCCGAAGGGGGCGAAGGCTTCCTTGGTCAGCGGTTCGATGGTCAGCGTACGCATGGCAATCTCGTTATTAATGGGGTGGGAGGCAGGGCGACGTGCGCCGCCCTGCCCGTGACTCAGCGCGCCACCTTGCCGAACAGGCGCAGCCGGCTGACGCCGCCGTCCGGGAAGATGTTCAGGCGCACGTGGGTCACCGGGCCGAGCTTGGCGATCTGCTCGACGAACTCGTGCTCGGCGTGCATGGAGAGCTTCTGGCTCGGCAGCAGTTCGCGCCAGAACAGGCTCTGGGTCTCGATCTGGCTGTCGGTGCCGCCCTTCACGTAGGCCGCCTGGATGGTGCAGCTGTCCGGGTAGTTGCCCTTGAAGTGCAGGGTGTCGACGACGATGCGCTCGATCTCGCCCGGATGGCCGAGGGCGACGATCACCCAGTCATTGCCTGGCGTGCGGCGGCGCGCGGTTTCCCAGCCGTCACCCATGTTCTCGCCGCGGTTCGGGTTGAGGATGTTGCTCATGCGACCGAAGTGCTCGTCGGAGCAGGCCAGCGCGCGACCGCCGTTAAGTGCGGCAGCCAGATCGACCTGTTCGTTGTCGCCGATGCTGCTCCAGTCGCGATAGGGGATGCCGTGCACGCGCAGACGCGCCACACCGCCGTCCGGGTAGATATTGAAACGCAGGTGGCTGACCGGCTGCTCGCAGGCGATCTCGTGGTAGTGGTGGCTGTCGCCCTTGAGGTCCACCGCCGGAAGGATTTCCGTCCAGACCGTGTCTTCGCGCGGGTCACCCTCGGCGACGAAGCAGGCTTCCAGCGAGGCCGACGGCGGCACGTTGCCGCGGAAGAAGCTGGTGTCGATGTCCACACCCTTGATCCAGCCCGGCACGCCAAGGCGGATCACCGCGTGGTCATAGCCCTCGAAGCGCTTGCGGCGCGACTCCCAGCCGTCCATCCACTTGCCGTTGTCATCGAAC belongs to Pseudomonas phenolilytica and includes:
- a CDS encoding urate hydroxylase PuuD produces the protein MDAHLTEWLNLGIRWIHMIVGIAWIGASFYFVWLENNLNRSNPREGLSGDLWAIHGGGIYHLEKYKLAPPQMPENLHWFKWEAYTTWLSGVALLLVVYYLNPSLYLIAPGVELSPAAAVAIGFGSLIVGWFIYDLLCDSPLGKTPALLGLVLFVLVIAACWGYTQIFSGRAAYIHTGALLGTIMVGNVFRIIMPAQRALVAAIEQNRTPDPVLPAKGLLRSRHNNYFTLPVLFIMISNHFPSTYGSQYNWLILAGLAALSVLVRHFFNTRHDSNRFAWALPAAAVGMVCLAFVTTPNRQPAAPNLAATPAERASAAAAAHAQGSMFEEVNEVIHERCTVCHSAQPSSPMFSAAPAGVMFDTPEQIRQQAAKIHAQTVASQIMPLGNITQMTQDERDLLASWIAQGARIE
- a CDS encoding ureidoglycolate lyase; the protein is MRTLTIEPLTKEAFAPFGDVIETEGSDYFMINNGSTRRYHKLATVETAQPDDRAIISIFAAEALEMPLVIRMLERHPLGSQAFVPLHGNPFLVVVAPLGDAPVPGHVRAFASNGRQGVNYHRGVWHHPVLTIEKRDEFLVVDRSGSGNNCDEFFFTEDQQLLLDPQP
- the alc gene encoding allantoicase; this translates as MKAYAAPFEKYVNLADARLGTRAISVTDDWFADVNRMFQPGPAVWKEGVFDDNGKWMDGWESRRKRFEGYDHAVIRLGVPGWIKGVDIDTSFFRGNVPPSASLEACFVAEGDPREDTVWTEILPAVDLKGDSHHYHEIACEQPVSHLRFNIYPDGGVARLRVHGIPYRDWSSIGDNEQVDLAAALNGGRALACSDEHFGRMSNILNPNRGENMGDGWETARRRTPGNDWVIVALGHPGEIERIVVDTLHFKGNYPDSCTIQAAYVKGGTDSQIETQSLFWRELLPSQKLSMHAEHEFVEQIAKLGPVTHVRLNIFPDGGVSRLRLFGKVAR